The Acetivibrio cellulolyticus CD2 genome has a segment encoding these proteins:
- a CDS encoding helix-turn-helix domain-containing protein produces the protein MSFASMLKQLREQSRLSQKDIADYLGITRQAVASYELAKREPDYEILKKLADYFGVSIDYILGRANCRDLNALTVGNNIDLIKGNFTYKELSQDISIKVGALIFPDMLELYAKGERMPFVGTIKILAKYAKVRDTFFYSYNTPESYEKEKELYLLEVSQQKQTEKNEDAPTTLDIFSDDMKNWILKESSISYIKLAKEIQEAGLPVEVLKPLLESIKSNKDTG, from the coding sequence ATGTCTTTTGCGTCGATGCTTAAACAACTTAGAGAACAAAGCCGGTTATCTCAGAAAGATATAGCCGACTATCTAGGCATTACGCGTCAGGCGGTTGCTTCCTATGAACTTGCCAAAAGAGAGCCGGATTATGAAATACTAAAAAAGCTTGCCGATTATTTCGGAGTTTCTATTGACTACATTTTAGGTAGAGCAAATTGTAGAGACTTAAACGCTCTTACAGTGGGAAATAATATTGATTTGATAAAAGGGAATTTTACATATAAGGAGCTTTCGCAGGATATCAGTATTAAAGTTGGAGCTTTGATTTTTCCTGATATGTTGGAGTTGTATGCAAAGGGAGAAAGAATGCCTTTTGTCGGTACTATCAAGATTCTTGCTAAGTATGCAAAAGTAAGAGACACATTCTTTTATAGCTATAATACTCCTGAAAGCTATGAAAAGGAAAAGGAGCTCTATCTGCTGGAAGTCAGTCAACAAAAGCAGACGGAGAAAAATGAGGACGCTCCTACTACATTGGACATATTTAGTGATGACATGAAGAACTGGATTTTAAAGGAAAGCAGCATTTCTTATATCAAGCTTGCAAAAGAGATTCAAGAGGCAGGACTTCCGGTTGAAGTATTGAAGCCGCTATTGGAGAGTATCAAGAGTAATAAAGATACAGGTTAG
- the prfB gene encoding peptide chain release factor 2 (programmed frameshift) — protein sequence MLELEQLRLEIDGFENTLKEMGASLDIARMSNDIEELEQKASEPDFWNDIENSQKVLQKIKTMKEKLERYNRLTQEWEDAKTLCELGLEEDDESVFTEVEDSFKKFKKDFEELRLETLLIGPYDKNNAILTLHAGAGGTEAQDWVQMLLRMFTRWGESKGFTVRILDYLDGEEAGIKSVTINVIGENAYGYLKSEKGVHRLVRISPFDASGRRHTSFASCDVMPELSDDVEVNINPDDLRIDTYRASGAGGQHINKTESAIRITHIPTGVVVACQTERSQFQNKDTAMRMLKSKLLEIKEREQKEKIEDLKGIQMDIAWGSQIRSYVFCPYTLVKDHRTNYEQINVDNVMDGDLDGFINSYLVFSNSES from the exons TTGTTGGAGCTCGAACAGTTAAGATTGGAAATTGATGGATTTGAGAATACTTTAAAAGAAATGGGGGCTTCTCTT GACATCGCTAGAATGAGTAACGATATTGAGGAGTTGGAACAGAAAGCATCCGAGCCGGATTTTTGGAATGATATTGAAAACTCACAAAAGGTTTTACAAAAAATAAAAACAATGAAAGAGAAGCTGGAAAGGTATAATAGGCTTACTCAGGAATGGGAAGATGCTAAGACGCTATGTGAGCTTGGATTGGAAGAGGATGACGAGAGTGTATTTACTGAAGTAGAAGATAGCTTTAAAAAGTTTAAAAAGGACTTTGAGGAACTGAGACTGGAAACTTTGTTGATTGGTCCTTACGATAAGAATAATGCGATATTAACACTTCATGCGGGGGCAGGGGGAACTGAGGCTCAGGATTGGGTTCAGATGCTTCTTAGAATGTTTACGCGATGGGGTGAAAGTAAAGGTTTTACAGTAAGAATTCTTGATTATCTAGATGGGGAAGAGGCTGGAATCAAGAGTGTGACTATAAATGTTATTGGTGAGAATGCTTATGGTTATCTAAAGTCTGAGAAAGGTGTACACAGACTTGTACGAATTTCTCCGTTTGATGCTTCTGGAAGAAGACATACGTCATTTGCATCTTGCGATGTTATGCCAGAGCTTAGCGATGATGTTGAAGTTAATATAAACCCTGATGATTTAAGAATTGACACTTACCGGGCAAGTGGTGCGGGAGGTCAGCATATTAATAAAACTGAATCGGCTATAAGGATAACCCATATTCCTACGGGAGTAGTTGTGGCCTGCCAGACTGAAAGGTCACAGTTCCAAAATAAGGATACAGCAATGAGAATGTTAAAATCAAAACTTCTCGAGATTAAGGAACGTGAGCAGAAAGAAAAGATAGAGGATTTAAAGGGAATTCAAATGGATATAGCATGGGGAAGTCAGATAAGATCATATGTGTTCTGTCCATACACGCTTGTTAAAGATCACAGGACTAATTATGAGCAAATAAATGTTGACAATGTAATGGATGGAGATTTAGATGGCTTTATAAACTCATACCTTGTATTTTCTAACTCAGAATCTTAA
- a CDS encoding aspartyl-phosphate phosphatase Spo0E family protein, with product MSRIENLREQLHNVMDCGDDCEILATSQELDTLIVLYMKLQLSTRSNYVI from the coding sequence TTGAGTAGAATTGAAAATCTGAGAGAACAGTTGCATAATGTTATGGACTGCGGCGACGATTGCGAAATATTAGCAACCAGCCAGGAACTTGATACGTTGATTGTCCTATACATGAAGCTTCAGTTGAGTACCCGAAGCAATTACGTCATTTAA
- a CDS encoding Cof-type HAD-IIB family hydrolase, with translation MYKMIAIDLDGTLLNSNKEISKENEKCIKLAIEKGIKVVICSGRIYPGAKIYAEQVSLVEPLIVCNGAVIRDLKTDEVYYANLLSKEDCNRVIDILHSEGIYFHTYIDDVMYAEKLDYSALYYMIKSKDLRRDFRIDVKVVESVKDIIAQSCASPAKIVVMSSESEALMRARQLVDNIKTVEVVSSNYDNFEVLNYGVGKGKALEIISQKLSVKREEIIAIGDNENDYSMLKYAGLSIAMGNAEDSIKKICDFVTLSNNENGVAYGIKKFVL, from the coding sequence ATGTACAAGATGATAGCCATAGACCTTGATGGGACTTTGCTTAATTCCAACAAGGAAATTTCAAAAGAAAATGAGAAATGTATTAAGTTAGCAATTGAAAAGGGTATAAAGGTTGTTATTTGCTCCGGTAGAATTTATCCCGGAGCAAAAATATATGCGGAACAGGTATCTTTAGTAGAGCCGTTGATAGTATGCAATGGTGCTGTTATTAGGGACCTTAAAACAGATGAAGTATATTATGCCAACCTGTTATCCAAGGAAGATTGTAATAGGGTCATTGATATATTGCACAGTGAAGGAATTTATTTTCATACCTACATTGATGACGTTATGTATGCGGAAAAACTTGATTATTCAGCATTGTATTATATGATTAAGAGCAAGGACTTAAGAAGGGATTTCCGCATTGATGTTAAAGTAGTTGAATCTGTTAAGGACATAATTGCCCAAAGCTGTGCAAGTCCAGCTAAAATTGTTGTAATGTCTTCTGAATCAGAGGCCTTGATGAGAGCTAGACAACTTGTAGATAATATTAAGACTGTTGAAGTGGTGAGCTCTAATTATGATAATTTTGAGGTTTTAAATTATGGTGTAGGTAAAGGTAAAGCTTTGGAAATTATTTCCCAAAAGTTATCTGTAAAAAGAGAAGAAATAATTGCAATAGGCGACAATGAGAACGATTACTCGATGCTTAAATATGCAGGTCTCAGCATAGCTATGGGTAATGCAGAGGATAGTATAAAGAAAATTTGTGATTTCGTAACGCTTTCGAACAATGAAAATGGTGTTGCCTATGGAATAAAAAAATTCGTACTATAG